A stretch of Myxococcus hansupus DNA encodes these proteins:
- a CDS encoding Imm52 family immunity protein yields the protein MPGESETDTDSYYVGAYWGPRKESPRECAERTATLLNVLAPSDPFFAQWYKPTRSVKEAHKHPLMPPDVPTLEALFQSGVNREKGGPILEDLGFTFWFGNGGTGGASAALRIKCGDSCGATPNSCVLKFPRTGPNAERLLDASVMARILRMMETAWAPDWGVATSANFREALSEEGSTGTFVGWVTYLSRHRGAVPPLPAPIRIEPVDKAGSLVILTPEKPLASRPEHVALGRRAGELLTRAGLLSPVVTL from the coding sequence ATGCCTGGCGAATCGGAGACCGACACAGATAGCTACTATGTGGGGGCGTATTGGGGACCTCGGAAGGAGTCGCCGCGCGAATGCGCCGAGCGCACGGCAACGCTGCTCAACGTGTTGGCTCCGAGCGACCCATTCTTTGCCCAATGGTACAAGCCCACTCGGTCTGTGAAGGAGGCGCACAAGCATCCGCTGATGCCCCCGGATGTGCCCACGCTCGAGGCGCTGTTCCAAAGCGGCGTCAACCGCGAGAAGGGAGGTCCCATTCTCGAAGATCTCGGCTTCACCTTCTGGTTCGGCAACGGCGGAACTGGTGGCGCCAGTGCGGCCCTCAGGATCAAGTGCGGAGACTCTTGTGGGGCGACGCCCAATTCCTGCGTCTTGAAGTTTCCCCGCACGGGACCCAACGCGGAGCGCCTGCTGGACGCGTCGGTGATGGCTCGCATCCTCCGCATGATGGAGACTGCCTGGGCGCCTGATTGGGGGGTGGCTACGTCAGCGAACTTCCGTGAGGCACTCTCGGAGGAGGGCTCGACGGGGACCTTCGTCGGTTGGGTCACGTACCTGTCGCGGCATCGTGGGGCTGTGCCTCCGCTCCCGGCTCCAATTCGCATCGAGCCTGTCGACAAGGCAGGTTCGCTCGTCATCCTCACCCCAGAAAAGCCATTGGCGAGCAGACCCGAGCATGTCGCGCTTGGCAGACGCGCAGGTGAACTGCTGACCCGGGCGGGCCTCTTGAGTCCCGTCGTGACGCTTTGA
- a CDS encoding OB-fold protein, whose translation MALVKCKSCGSDVAGNAAACPKCGAPPPRGPSALQVTFLALGGLVSLCFFGTCMAGAIGAGSKGAARRGATAESTRAATNRPAPKDVELRSLLAEYADNEVRADSNFKNHVIQTSGIVDDVKKDILDAVYITVGTGRRFEIPQVQCFVADDQVNKAANLSKGSRVSVRGRVQGLMMNVLVHDCEIIDL comes from the coding sequence ATGGCCTTGGTGAAGTGCAAGTCGTGTGGGAGTGATGTTGCTGGCAACGCCGCTGCTTGCCCGAAGTGCGGTGCGCCGCCACCTCGCGGTCCGTCGGCGCTCCAGGTGACGTTCCTCGCCCTGGGCGGTCTCGTCTCCCTTTGCTTCTTCGGTACGTGCATGGCCGGGGCGATTGGCGCGGGGAGCAAGGGGGCGGCCCGGCGTGGCGCGACCGCCGAATCCACCCGCGCGGCGACGAACCGTCCCGCGCCGAAGGATGTCGAGCTGCGGTCCCTGCTCGCTGAATACGCTGACAACGAAGTCCGCGCGGACTCGAACTTCAAGAATCACGTCATCCAGACGTCCGGCATCGTCGACGATGTGAAGAAGGACATCCTGGACGCTGTCTACATCACGGTCGGGACCGGCCGACGGTTCGAGATTCCCCAGGTCCAGTGCTTCGTCGCTGATGACCAGGTGAACAAGGCCGCGAACCTGTCCAAAGGCTCGCGCGTCAGCGTCCGCGGCCGGGTGCAAGGGTTGATGATGAATGTCCTCGTGCACGACTGCGAAATCATAGACCTTTGA
- a CDS encoding MDR family MFS transporter, with the protein MAPSAAHASADASPTAPPVFTRSQKVFTMTGAVLGLLLAALDQTIVATAGPAIQADLRIPASLYPWLTTSYFVASTLMVPVWGKLSDLLGRRTVLAAGILVFLAGSFLCGAARSTVALILFRAVQGLGSAALFTAALAVVADLFEPRERGKYQGLFGAMFGLSSVVGPLVGGFITDHLGWHWVFFINLPVGAVALTLVLSRMPKLKPHREARGGLDLLGAFTLSLAVVPLLLALSLGQGDGGAWAWGSWRILGLFALAAVGLVAFLRVESRAPEPLLDLKLFRLRAFSAGNAAVFIVGAAFLSGVVFLPLFMVNVVGLSATRSGLTIVPLTLGVVTGNVLSGQLVSRMGRYKALMLGSMVLLIAGFAIMGFTLTPDSTQAEVTVKMVLVGLGLGPSIPIYTMVIQNAVPPSQIGVATAAATFFRQLGMTIGVALLGTVFASTLTSELRTGMAQATDALPASVRAELRQATPGVSGEGGPTGQVFQPAEVKARLRAEFEAERRRVATTPEAQAKLDAAERQALAAVDAADRALKTAFTRGVAAVYHVAVFIAVAALLVTLLLPEQHLRGKHRPARAAEP; encoded by the coding sequence ATGGCCCCGTCCGCCGCCCACGCCTCCGCCGATGCTTCGCCCACCGCGCCGCCGGTGTTCACACGCTCGCAGAAGGTCTTCACGATGACGGGCGCGGTGCTGGGGCTGCTGCTCGCCGCGCTGGACCAGACGATTGTCGCCACCGCGGGGCCGGCCATCCAGGCGGACCTGCGCATCCCCGCCTCGCTCTACCCGTGGCTCACGACGTCCTACTTCGTCGCGTCGACCTTGATGGTGCCCGTGTGGGGGAAGCTGTCGGACCTGCTCGGCCGGCGCACGGTGTTGGCGGCGGGCATCCTCGTGTTCCTCGCGGGCAGCTTCCTGTGCGGCGCGGCGCGCTCCACGGTGGCGCTCATCCTCTTCCGCGCGGTGCAGGGGCTGGGCAGCGCGGCCCTGTTCACCGCCGCGCTGGCGGTGGTGGCGGACCTCTTCGAGCCCCGAGAGCGCGGCAAGTACCAGGGCCTCTTCGGCGCCATGTTCGGCCTGTCCAGCGTCGTGGGTCCGCTGGTGGGCGGCTTCATCACCGACCACCTGGGCTGGCACTGGGTGTTCTTCATCAACCTGCCCGTGGGGGCGGTGGCGCTGACGCTGGTGCTGTCGCGCATGCCGAAGCTGAAGCCCCACCGCGAGGCGCGCGGCGGGCTGGACCTGCTGGGCGCATTCACCCTGTCGCTGGCGGTGGTGCCGCTGCTGCTGGCGCTCAGCCTGGGTCAGGGCGACGGTGGCGCATGGGCCTGGGGCTCATGGCGCATCCTCGGCCTGTTCGCGTTGGCGGCCGTGGGGCTGGTGGCCTTCCTGCGGGTGGAGTCGCGCGCGCCCGAACCCCTGTTGGACTTGAAGCTGTTCCGGCTGCGGGCCTTCAGCGCGGGCAACGCGGCGGTGTTCATCGTGGGCGCGGCGTTCCTGTCGGGCGTCGTCTTCCTGCCGCTGTTCATGGTGAACGTGGTGGGTTTGTCGGCGACGCGCTCGGGGCTGACCATCGTCCCGCTGACGCTGGGCGTGGTGACGGGGAACGTGCTGAGCGGACAGCTCGTGTCCCGGATGGGCCGCTACAAGGCGCTGATGCTGGGCTCCATGGTGTTGCTGATTGCCGGCTTCGCCATCATGGGCTTCACGCTGACACCCGACTCCACCCAGGCCGAGGTGACGGTGAAGATGGTGCTGGTGGGCCTGGGCCTGGGGCCGTCGATTCCCATCTATACGATGGTCATCCAGAATGCGGTGCCGCCCAGCCAGATTGGCGTGGCCACCGCGGCGGCCACCTTCTTCCGGCAGTTGGGGATGACCATCGGCGTGGCGCTGTTGGGCACGGTGTTCGCGTCCACGCTGACCTCGGAGCTGCGCACGGGGATGGCCCAGGCCACTGACGCCCTCCCCGCCTCCGTGCGGGCCGAGCTGCGGCAGGCGACCCCGGGCGTCAGCGGCGAAGGCGGCCCCACCGGACAGGTGTTCCAACCGGCCGAGGTGAAGGCTCGGCTGCGCGCGGAGTTCGAGGCGGAGCGGCGACGCGTGGCGACGACGCCGGAGGCCCAGGCGAAGCTGGACGCGGCGGAGCGTCAGGCGTTGGCGGCGGTGGATGCCGCGGACCGGGCGTTGAAGACAGCCTTCACGCGCGGCGTCGCGGCCGTGTACCACGTCGCCGTGTTCATCGCCGTGGCGGCGCTGCTGGTGACGCTGCTGCTGCCCGAACAGCACCTGCGCGGCAAGCACCGGCCAGCCCGCGCCGCGGAGCCGTAG
- a CDS encoding ankyrin repeat domain-containing protein, with product MSTDSKATATQALLSLCQDRMRWRTELTPERVKDLLSQGADVHGRGDYGSTPLHFAVLAPYQREHPLPSVDVVRTLLEAGADPNARDDHAQTPLLRALPYDKDSAEQEERALEIMKVLRSAGATASSDIQDAGGAAFRMGGLRVYQELLDAGAPINARDGVDATPLHQAASYGHVSIAEVLLSRGAEVNALDGLGRTPLGAVLRARANRWLKDPKRIAEFQALGALLERAGGQPRVPFARSEDPFAPFPIDMAALSAAAPDGKLSFTHDVGSAQEFATGLHGYGEPEKPLDYLAALRSVLDAPPRHVRLQGPLTLNRPFFHHGDLEVDGHLDIQRPFAVTGNLIVHGVLRDCGNDSLINVLGDVRCHALYTDGELNVRGDIHARDVVLGYYNDHVLSAGAIHARVVIEDDHSVDASVHAQHHFDMDTYQQGYGDGVSERLRELFVDEVFQEDEDGQLDRGEVFYRIREGLPLFRA from the coding sequence ATGTCGACCGACTCGAAGGCCACCGCGACCCAGGCCCTGCTCTCCCTGTGTCAGGACCGCATGCGCTGGCGGACGGAGCTGACTCCGGAGCGGGTGAAGGACCTGCTGTCCCAGGGCGCGGACGTTCACGGCCGAGGCGACTACGGCTCCACGCCGCTGCACTTCGCCGTGCTCGCGCCCTATCAGCGAGAGCACCCGCTCCCCAGCGTCGACGTGGTGCGAACCCTGCTCGAGGCGGGGGCCGACCCGAACGCACGCGATGACCACGCCCAGACGCCACTGCTGCGAGCCCTTCCCTATGACAAGGACTCCGCCGAGCAGGAAGAACGCGCGCTCGAAATCATGAAGGTGCTCCGCTCGGCGGGAGCGACGGCTTCATCCGACATCCAGGACGCCGGCGGCGCCGCGTTCCGCATGGGCGGTCTTCGCGTCTATCAGGAGCTGCTCGATGCGGGCGCTCCCATCAATGCCCGCGACGGAGTCGATGCCACCCCGCTTCACCAGGCCGCCTCCTACGGACATGTGTCCATCGCGGAGGTGCTGCTCAGCCGGGGCGCCGAGGTGAACGCCCTCGACGGGCTCGGCCGCACGCCGCTGGGCGCTGTCCTGCGCGCGCGAGCGAACCGCTGGCTCAAGGACCCGAAGCGCATCGCGGAATTCCAAGCCCTCGGCGCCCTGCTGGAACGCGCGGGAGGCCAGCCCCGCGTCCCCTTCGCCCGGAGCGAGGACCCGTTCGCGCCCTTTCCCATCGACATGGCCGCACTGAGCGCCGCGGCACCGGACGGCAAGCTCTCCTTCACGCATGACGTCGGGTCCGCCCAGGAGTTCGCCACCGGGCTCCACGGCTACGGTGAGCCCGAGAAGCCGCTGGACTACCTCGCCGCGCTGCGGAGCGTGCTCGATGCGCCACCCCGGCACGTCCGACTCCAGGGACCGTTGACCTTGAATCGTCCGTTCTTCCACCACGGCGACCTGGAGGTGGACGGTCACCTCGACATCCAGCGGCCCTTCGCCGTGACGGGCAACCTCATCGTTCACGGTGTGCTGCGGGACTGTGGCAACGACTCGCTCATCAACGTGTTGGGCGACGTGCGCTGCCACGCGCTGTACACCGACGGGGAACTCAACGTCCGGGGCGACATCCACGCAAGAGACGTGGTGCTCGGCTATTACAACGACCACGTGCTGTCGGCAGGAGCCATCCACGCGCGCGTCGTCATCGAGGATGACCACAGCGTCGACGCCTCGGTCCACGCTCAGCATCACTTCGACATGGATACGTATCAGCAGGGCTACGGTGACGGCGTGAGCGAGCGTCTGCGCGAGCTGTTCGTCGACGAAGTCTTCCAGGAAGACGAGGACGGGCAGCTCGACAGGGGGGAGGTCTTCTACCGGATCCGCGAAGGACTGCCCCTCTTCCGCGCGTAA
- a CDS encoding Tox-REase-5 domain-containing protein, translated as MSKPVTLAQFPARLAVGHLLRRALEEGELSRAELLRQVERFSGVAVLRPDGCLAWVRSGKTQQRVAPVEWRDGGFRAHGFELGRFYDGRTGVYRLLDDALREVDGRPLADVHDDADYVGRTLDGAEAAFVKLALSVGHFLTYPLDSLAALKNLPAGVAALIASSPEYFERFRYMTRGEQIQVVSELATNLVLTTGTATATTRTVTGALAGADATVPVLALSAQGALTFERVAAPVGRAAAVLGGGPGAVIILQRASTTAQGAGPSRGPGRWGPAKESMKPPARRYQEQISGHSADDAYWVGGMSSQAGGVKFDGFKDGVLLEAKGPGYAKFFDELEPKEWFLHSGAKDLVKQADRQIRAVRGQGLRIEWHVAEAKAAAAIRALLHEAGVEGVKVLHTPAL; from the coding sequence TTGAGCAAGCCGGTCACGCTGGCGCAGTTTCCCGCTCGCCTCGCGGTGGGGCATCTGCTGCGCAGGGCGCTGGAAGAGGGCGAGCTATCGCGCGCCGAGCTGCTGCGTCAGGTCGAGCGCTTCTCCGGTGTCGCGGTGCTTCGGCCTGACGGCTGCCTCGCGTGGGTGCGCAGCGGGAAGACCCAGCAGCGCGTGGCTCCTGTCGAATGGCGAGACGGTGGCTTCCGTGCTCACGGCTTCGAGTTGGGCCGGTTCTACGACGGCCGCACGGGCGTCTACCGGTTGCTGGATGACGCGTTACGAGAAGTGGACGGGCGACCGTTGGCGGATGTCCACGACGACGCGGATTACGTGGGGCGCACGCTGGATGGGGCTGAAGCGGCGTTCGTGAAGCTGGCGCTCTCCGTGGGCCACTTCCTCACCTACCCGCTGGACAGCCTCGCGGCCCTCAAGAATCTGCCCGCGGGTGTGGCGGCGCTCATCGCGTCGTCACCGGAATACTTCGAGCGCTTCCGTTACATGACGCGGGGCGAACAGATTCAGGTCGTCTCCGAACTGGCCACGAACCTCGTGCTCACGACAGGCACCGCTACCGCCACCACGCGCACGGTGACAGGGGCGCTGGCGGGCGCGGACGCCACGGTGCCGGTACTGGCTCTGTCGGCGCAGGGGGCGCTGACCTTCGAGCGCGTGGCTGCACCAGTGGGGCGCGCCGCGGCGGTACTTGGGGGAGGTCCAGGCGCCGTCATCATCCTTCAGCGTGCCAGCACCACGGCGCAGGGCGCGGGGCCCTCCAGGGGGCCGGGACGCTGGGGGCCTGCGAAGGAGTCCATGAAGCCTCCTGCTCGTCGCTACCAGGAGCAGATTTCGGGGCATTCCGCTGATGACGCCTATTGGGTCGGAGGCATGAGTTCGCAGGCGGGGGGCGTGAAGTTCGATGGTTTCAAGGACGGAGTGTTGTTGGAGGCCAAGGGGCCGGGCTACGCGAAGTTCTTCGACGAGTTGGAGCCGAAGGAATGGTTCCTTCATTCTGGAGCCAAGGACCTCGTCAAGCAGGCGGACCGGCAGATCAGGGCGGTCCGGGGCCAAGGGCTCCGGATAGAGTGGCACGTCGCAGAAGCGAAAGCGGCCGCTGCCATCCGAGCGCTGTTGCACGAAGCAGGTGTCGAGGGGGTGAAAGTCCTCCACACTCCAGCCCTCTGA
- a CDS encoding type II toxin-antitoxin system HipA family toxin: protein MEPTRTTAGILDVHLGDVHVGTLTMLEDERIEFATTEEYRQRYPRPVLGQVFEDDLSRKHISRLRLPTFFSNLLPEGALRELIAEREQVARQREFFLIARLGEDLPGAVVVRPASVLSLSGLAPLEETQTPHTPQDQEPLRFSLAGVQLKFSMLRRDKAMTLPAGGRGGNWIVKLPDNRYDRVPENEFSMMTWARAAGITVPEVTLLDVANIQGLPEGITLREDVAYAVRRFDRPEPGKRVHMEDLTQVLGLYADEKYKKYNYETVANVIFKVAGLDALHEFLRRLVFIAVIGNGDAHHKNWSLLYPDGLRATLSPAYDLVSTLQYMPADTLALNFARSKRFEDISLSGFERLARKLDLSPGDVLPVVKSAVQASLDTWSSLHAQLPLSDESRQRIEAHWKRVPLLQET from the coding sequence TTGGAGCCCACCCGCACCACGGCCGGAATCCTCGACGTCCACCTGGGCGACGTCCACGTCGGCACGCTGACGATGCTCGAGGACGAGCGCATCGAGTTCGCCACCACCGAGGAGTACCGCCAGCGCTACCCGCGCCCGGTGCTGGGGCAGGTCTTCGAGGATGACCTGTCCCGCAAGCACATCAGCCGCCTGCGGCTGCCCACGTTCTTCTCCAACCTCCTCCCGGAAGGCGCGCTGCGCGAGCTCATCGCCGAGCGCGAGCAGGTGGCCCGCCAGCGCGAGTTCTTCCTCATCGCGCGGCTGGGCGAGGACCTCCCCGGCGCCGTCGTCGTCCGGCCCGCCAGCGTGCTGTCGCTCAGTGGCCTGGCGCCGCTGGAGGAAACCCAGACACCTCACACGCCGCAAGATCAGGAGCCGCTGCGCTTCTCGCTGGCCGGCGTGCAGCTCAAGTTCTCCATGCTGCGCCGGGACAAGGCGATGACGCTCCCCGCGGGCGGGCGCGGCGGCAACTGGATCGTGAAGCTGCCGGACAACCGCTACGACCGCGTCCCGGAGAACGAATTCTCCATGATGACGTGGGCCCGCGCCGCCGGCATCACCGTGCCGGAGGTGACGCTGCTCGACGTGGCCAACATCCAGGGCCTGCCAGAGGGCATCACCCTGCGCGAGGACGTGGCCTACGCCGTGCGCCGCTTCGACCGCCCGGAGCCCGGCAAGCGCGTCCACATGGAGGACCTGACGCAGGTGCTGGGGCTGTACGCCGACGAGAAATACAAGAAGTACAACTACGAGACGGTCGCCAACGTCATCTTCAAGGTGGCCGGGCTGGACGCGCTGCACGAGTTCCTGCGCCGGCTGGTGTTCATCGCCGTCATCGGCAACGGCGACGCGCACCACAAGAACTGGTCGCTGCTGTACCCGGACGGCCTGCGCGCCACGCTGTCCCCCGCCTACGATTTGGTGTCCACGCTCCAGTACATGCCGGCGGACACGCTCGCGCTCAACTTCGCCCGCTCCAAGCGCTTCGAGGACATCTCGCTGAGCGGCTTCGAACGGCTGGCGCGGAAGCTGGACCTGTCCCCCGGCGACGTGCTGCCCGTGGTGAAGTCCGCGGTGCAGGCCTCACTCGACACGTGGTCCTCGCTCCACGCCCAGCTCCCGCTGTCCGACGAGAGCCGGCAACGCATCGAGGCCCACTGGAAGCGCGTCCCCCTGCTGCAGGAAACCTGA
- a CDS encoding DUF262 domain-containing protein, with the protein MQSTLTRRPQATAFSIEDLLDRVRRGEVRLPHFQRPLRWEAGDVRDLLDSVYRGYPIGTLLFWKREAPAASVSFGPVRIDAPSHSQALWVVDGQQRITALAAVLLHPGHESSPRDGFTLYFDLEAQDIVQPSPSELPPPHWLPLNRVLDSEQLLAWLDRYPGREKNPEHVRAAIRLGKAAREYQMPAYVVEAAEEKTLRIIFKRLNTAGKPLTDDEVFNALYGGAAGSRLPNLKALAVSLMDLGFGRIDESLLLRAVLAVRGLDFTQDFQKQLREEDDLTETLLQTEAALRSVIVFLKRDAGIPHGRLLTNPLYFVLLARFFHLHPEPSPRSRDLLARGFWRGSLVDSFLDSRALSPQELLAAIGPEEEHSVQSLLAQVRPLSDEWLAQHAQPATFGLALRSRGMALNALYALQPRNLHTGTPLEAAQLFSDTEPVSLSPVLRELKVTEPDAELKLDPALYRSFLFTPANYLLHPPLPGQPMLDALRASPGPSPEVLHSHAITPAMLGMLREGGTLEFLMQRMELIDRHIIEFLRVRTRYEESDRPSLQSLVVEEED; encoded by the coding sequence ATGCAATCCACCCTGACGCGGCGGCCCCAGGCGACGGCATTCAGCATCGAGGACCTGCTGGACCGCGTCCGGCGCGGTGAGGTGCGCCTGCCCCACTTCCAGCGCCCGCTGCGGTGGGAGGCGGGGGACGTGAGGGACTTGCTCGACAGCGTGTACCGCGGCTATCCCATCGGCACGCTGCTCTTCTGGAAGCGCGAGGCCCCCGCCGCCAGCGTCAGCTTTGGCCCGGTGCGCATCGACGCGCCGTCTCACAGCCAGGCACTCTGGGTGGTGGACGGGCAGCAGCGCATCACCGCGCTGGCCGCCGTCCTCCTGCACCCGGGTCACGAGTCATCCCCCCGGGATGGCTTCACCCTCTACTTCGACCTGGAGGCCCAGGACATCGTCCAGCCCAGCCCCAGCGAACTGCCTCCGCCGCACTGGCTCCCGCTCAACCGGGTGCTGGACAGCGAGCAGCTCCTGGCCTGGCTGGACCGCTACCCCGGCCGCGAGAAGAACCCGGAGCACGTCCGCGCGGCCATCCGCCTGGGCAAGGCGGCGCGCGAGTACCAGATGCCCGCGTACGTCGTCGAAGCCGCGGAGGAGAAGACGCTGCGCATCATCTTCAAGCGGCTCAACACCGCCGGAAAGCCCCTCACCGACGACGAGGTCTTCAACGCGCTCTACGGCGGCGCGGCGGGCTCGCGGCTGCCCAACCTGAAGGCGCTGGCCGTCAGCCTGATGGACCTGGGCTTCGGCCGCATCGACGAGTCCCTGCTGCTGCGCGCGGTGCTCGCGGTGCGCGGCCTGGACTTCACCCAGGACTTCCAGAAGCAGCTTCGCGAGGAGGACGACCTCACGGAGACGCTCCTCCAGACCGAGGCGGCGCTCCGCAGCGTCATCGTCTTCCTCAAGCGCGACGCCGGCATCCCCCACGGGCGGCTGCTGACGAACCCGCTCTACTTCGTGCTGCTCGCGCGCTTCTTCCACCTGCACCCCGAGCCCTCGCCCCGCAGCCGGGACTTGCTCGCGCGCGGCTTCTGGCGCGGCAGCCTGGTGGACAGCTTCCTCGACAGCCGGGCCCTGTCGCCGCAGGAGCTGCTCGCCGCCATTGGCCCGGAGGAAGAGCACTCCGTCCAATCCCTGCTCGCGCAGGTGCGCCCCCTGTCCGACGAATGGCTGGCGCAGCACGCCCAGCCCGCGACCTTCGGCCTGGCGCTGCGCTCGCGCGGCATGGCGCTCAATGCCTTGTACGCGCTCCAGCCCCGGAACCTGCACACCGGAACGCCGCTGGAGGCCGCCCAGCTCTTCAGTGACACCGAGCCCGTGAGCCTCAGCCCCGTGCTCCGGGAGCTCAAGGTGACGGAGCCCGACGCCGAGCTGAAGCTGGACCCCGCGCTGTACCGCTCCTTCCTCTTCACGCCCGCCAACTACCTGCTGCACCCGCCCCTGCCCGGGCAGCCCATGTTGGACGCGCTGCGCGCCAGCCCGGGACCCTCGCCCGAGGTCCTCCACAGTCACGCCATCACCCCCGCCATGCTGGGGATGTTGCGCGAGGGCGGCACGCTCGAGTTCCTGATGCAGCGCATGGAGCTCATCGATAGACACATCATCGAGTTCCTGCGGGTCCGCACCCGCTACGAGGAGTCGGACCGCCCGTCCCTCCAATCGCTGGTCGTCGAGGAGGAGGACTGA
- a CDS encoding M20/M25/M40 family metallo-hydrolase: MPVATFILPASLAFQLLSGAAPAAKTAPKPAPAKPAATAKAAAPAYSQATAEKLIGPALTDGRAYARLAELTDGIGPRLSGSEGAEAAVQWALRTFKADGVKAWLEPVKVPHWVRGEISGEVLASERTRGHPLALLALGGSPPTAPEGITAEVVEVTSLEQLESLGAAVKGKLVFFNHTMAVPSDYGRFAGLRSRGPAVAAKHGAAGALVRSLATASLRTPHTGATNFSSDGPRIPAASVSTEDADLLHRLLTGGPVRVKLSLGSSELPDADSSNVIAEIRGREKPQEIVLIGAHLDSWDVGTGAHDDGAGVVMVMEAARLIAKLPQAPRRTVRVVLFMNEENGLRGGRAYAEAHAAELPRHVGALEMDAGGGRPVSISVRAGEDGQELLRPWMPPLTALGVTQFASREAGGADISPLLPARVPFFGVEVDSSRYFDVHHTEADTLDKVDPQDLARSTAAVAWMTYALAEMPGTLARPEAPAPRAPAAAPAPQSKTLGN; encoded by the coding sequence TTGCCCGTCGCCACCTTCATCCTGCCCGCATCGCTCGCGTTCCAGTTGCTGTCCGGGGCCGCACCCGCCGCGAAAACGGCGCCGAAGCCCGCCCCGGCGAAGCCCGCCGCCACCGCGAAGGCCGCGGCGCCCGCTTACTCGCAGGCCACCGCGGAGAAGCTCATCGGGCCCGCGCTCACGGACGGCCGCGCCTATGCGCGGCTCGCGGAGCTGACGGATGGCATCGGGCCGCGCTTGTCGGGTTCGGAAGGCGCCGAGGCCGCCGTGCAGTGGGCCCTGCGGACCTTCAAGGCGGACGGCGTGAAGGCCTGGCTGGAGCCCGTGAAGGTGCCGCACTGGGTGCGCGGCGAGATTTCCGGCGAGGTGCTCGCCTCCGAGCGCACCCGCGGACACCCGCTGGCGCTGCTGGCCCTGGGCGGCAGCCCGCCGACGGCCCCCGAGGGCATCACCGCCGAGGTGGTCGAGGTGACGTCCCTGGAGCAGTTGGAGTCGCTGGGCGCGGCGGTGAAGGGGAAGCTCGTCTTCTTCAATCACACCATGGCGGTGCCGTCCGACTACGGTCGCTTCGCGGGCCTGCGCTCGCGGGGACCGGCGGTGGCCGCGAAGCACGGCGCGGCGGGGGCGCTGGTCCGCTCGCTGGCGACCGCGTCGCTGCGCACGCCGCACACAGGCGCGACGAATTTCTCCAGTGACGGCCCGCGCATCCCGGCCGCGTCCGTGTCCACCGAGGACGCGGACCTGCTCCACCGTCTGCTGACGGGCGGCCCGGTGCGCGTGAAGCTGTCGCTGGGCAGCTCCGAACTTCCGGACGCGGATTCGTCCAACGTCATCGCGGAGATTCGCGGGCGGGAGAAGCCGCAGGAAATCGTGCTCATCGGCGCGCACCTGGATTCGTGGGACGTGGGCACGGGCGCGCATGACGACGGCGCGGGCGTGGTGATGGTCATGGAGGCCGCGCGCCTCATCGCGAAGCTGCCGCAGGCGCCCCGGCGCACGGTGCGCGTGGTGCTCTTCATGAACGAGGAGAACGGCCTGCGCGGTGGGCGCGCCTACGCGGAGGCGCACGCGGCGGAGCTGCCCCGGCACGTCGGCGCGCTGGAGATGGACGCGGGCGGTGGACGGCCCGTGAGCATCAGCGTGCGCGCGGGGGAGGATGGACAGGAGCTGCTGCGCCCGTGGATGCCGCCGCTGACCGCGCTGGGCGTGACGCAGTTCGCTTCGCGAGAGGCGGGCGGGGCGGACATCAGCCCGCTGCTGCCCGCGCGAGTGCCCTTCTTCGGCGTGGAGGTGGACAGCAGCCGCTACTTCGACGTCCACCACACGGAGGCGGACACGCTGGACAAGGTGGACCCCCAGGACCTGGCGCGCAGCACCGCCGCCGTGGCGTGGATGACGTACGCACTGGCGGAGATGCCCGGGACGCTCGCTCGCCCCGAGGCGCCCGCGCCGCGCGCGCCCGCCGCCGCGCCCGCGCCGCAGTCGAAGACTCTGGGAAACTGA